DNA from Mesorhizobium sp. DCY119:
GCAATCGGCACAACGGTCGCGAGAATCGAGCCGATGAGCGCCGGCGGAAAAGCCGAAAGCGACGGCACCGTGCCGCAGACGAGGCCGGTCAGCACGATAACCGTGAAGGAAAGCACGATGGGTGCCTCGGGAAGGAAACCGGCCCAGCCGAGCGCGCCCCACAACAGGCCCGATACCCATGAAAAGCTTGCTGCCAGCCATGCCCATCGCATGATCGAGCCGGCATCTCTTTTGCTGCTGAAAAATCGACGGGAGGCAAGAACGCGTATGGCGGTGAGCAGATAGAGCGCGCCAAGCCACCCGGCCAACCAATTCGCGGAAACGGCGTTCCTCAGCACGTATACGGCCGCGAGAGAAATGACGATGTTGGAGATGACCACGCCGTAGGAGTTGCGATACAGAAGCTCGATGAGCGCCTGGCGTATCTTGTCTTCCTGCATCAGGCTCCTCCAAGCGCCGCGCGAACATCGTCCGAACGGTCCTTACCCAAAAACGATTGATCTATAGGCAACTTGTTTCCCATAAGTTGGCGCCCAGGGAATTTCCGCTGACCAAATGATTCGCCCGCTCACCGCCATTCTTGCCGACGACCATGCCATTGTCCGTGAAGGACTGAAGCTGCTCATCTCGGCGATGGAAAATGTGTCTGTCGTTGCCGAGGCGGCGGACGGCGAGTCTCTGCTGGGCCATGTGCGCGGCACACGCGCCGACTTGCTGATCCTCGATCTCGGCATGCCGGGCGTTGCCGGAATCCAGTTCATCTCCGACATAAGGGCTCTTGCGCCCCGAATGAAGATCCTGGTCCTGACGGCCAATATCGAGCCGAGAACGGTGCGTGCTGCCCTCGATGCCGGCGCCAGCGCCTATCTGACCAAGGACGGCGACCCGGAGGAACTTGGCGCAGCCATCGAAGCGGTGAAGAACGGCGGAACCTATCTGGCGCAGACCGTTCGCTTCGCAGTCAGCGAGCCGGCTCGAAACAGCAGGCCGCAGCCGGCGCAGGAAATGCTGTCGCCAATCCCGCTGACGCGGCGCGAGCATCAAATCCTCACGCTGGTGGCGCAAGGCATGACCGCGCGGGAAATTGCAGAGCGGCTGGGCATCAGTCCCTTGACCGCCCGCAAGCACCGGGAAAACCTGATGCGCAAGCTCAATCTCCATAGTGCCGCCGAACTGACCGCCTACGCGGTTCGCCTGGGACTACCCGCCGGCTGACAGGATCGTGCGGGGCTCGCAATTCCGGTAGCATTCTCTTAACCATCAACTGACTATCGCAGAGCGACGGCCGTTCAAATACGGCATCTGCCGTATGTCTTCCTCCCGGAGCCGAGCCTATTCCTCCCGCGGCTGAAACATGTGGGAGGAGCCATCATGCCGTCGCTGGATCTGTGGATTCCGTTTGCCATCGCAACGCTTGCCTTCGCTTGCGTGCCGGGGCCTGCAATTCTCTATATGACCGCGCAGACTCTCGCCCATGGCCGCCAGGCAGGTTTGATGGCGGCACTTGGCGTTCATCTCGGCTGTTACGTGCATATCATAGCAGCGGCAGTGGGGCTCGCCGCGCTGATGGAGCATGCGCCGGTCGTTTTTTCGATTATCCGGTTTGCGGGCGCGGCTTACCTCATCACGCTCGGCCTTGCCATGTTCCTCGGTTGGAACCGCACGGGCGGGGATGGTTCCCGGCCGGCGCCGAACACATTTCGTGACAGCATGGTCGTTGAAATCCTCAATCCCAAGACCGCGCTGTTCTTCCTGACCTTCCTGCCGCAATTCGTAGACCCGTCGGCCACCATTCCCGTCGGACTGCAATTCCTCATTCTCGGCATCATCGTCAATCTCATCTTCTCGATCGCCGATGTCGCCGCGGTCGGCATCACCTCACTCGCGCTTGGCCGGGTCGCAGCCGGCGGGGCAGGGTGGATGGTCCCCAAAACCTGCGGCACGATCCTCATCGGACTGGGCGTAGCGCTCGTCAGCCATCATGTCTGATCGCGCAAATGTCGGGCTTTCCGGCCCGAAATACGGCATCTGCCGTATTGTTCGGACGCGCGGCGTCGCGATAATTTCGCTCCGTCTTTTCAGCGAATTCCGCCTTTCATTTCATCTATCGCATGCGGTGCCGATGTTGCCGCAAGGTTGCCTCGGAGTTACCCCATGAACAGCCGAAATCGCAGCGCGAGCCATATTGCCGCGCTTCTCTTGTCGACTGCGCTTTGCGGCAGTTTTTCCGGCATCGCCAGCGCTCAGACCGCAGGCGACCCGGCCAGTCCGGAGACGTGGAGAACGCCGGAATATCTCGCGCAATGGGGGCTCGATTTCATCTACGCCGCCGAAGCCTACGCGAAGGGGCTTGATGGCAGTGGCGTGCTGGTGGGACTGATCGATGGTGGTCTTGACATAAATCATCCTGAATTTGTGGGCCGCTATGTCGAGGGTGTCACTTTCGATCCATCGTATCCCTGGAACGTGGACGCGGAGGACCACGGCACTTCAGTTGCATCCATTATTGCCGCCAATCGCGATGGAGTCGGCATGCATGGCGTGGCTCCCGGAGCAACGATCGTTTCTGCCAACAGGTACGGCGGAGACGAATATGGCGATCTTTATGGCATCTCGATGCTCGTCGATCGCGGAGTGCGCATCTTCAACAACAGCTATGCGTTTTTACGCCCCACTACGGACCTTACCTTCGAAGAAGTGGAGAGCGACTTTGAACGTGAGCTTCCGGTTTATCGTCGTGCTGTTGCCGAAGGAGCTCTTTTAATATGGGGCACGGCAAATGAAGGGTGGAGCCAACCGGCCATAACCGCGGGCCTGCCCTTCTATTTTCCCGAACTGGAGTCCGGCTGGTTGGCTGTCGCCGCGGTTGCGCCCAACAACATATCGAGTTGGTCGAACCGTTGCGGCGTCGCCATGAACTGGTGTCTGGCAGCGCCCGGCGGCGGCGACGGCTGGGGGTGGAACGACAGCAGCGGCCAATGGGTCTGGATAGGCGACCGGGACGACATTTTGGTTGCCAACGCAGGTGGTGGGTACAGCAAGGAGTGGGGCACGTCATTGGCTGCACCGTTTGTAGCCGGCACTGCCGCACTGGTTGCGCAAATGTTTCCTTACATGACCATGGAGCAAGTGCGCCAGGTTTTGCTCGGCACGGCCTGGGATGTCGGCGCGCCCGGTGTCGATGAGATCTTCGGCTACGGCCTGCTCGATGCCGGCAAGGCGGTGCTCGGACCCGGCAAGTTCGATTGGGGCGACTTCCATGCCGTGATCGACGAAGGCAAAAGCACTTGGGAAAACGACATCACCGGCAATGGCGGGCTGATTAAGTCTGGTGACGGCGTGCTTGTTCTCACCGGCGACAGCACCTATCGCGGCGACACCCGCATCGCCGGCGGCGTGCTTGCCGTCAGCGGCAGCATTGCATCCGATACTTTCATCGATCCGGCCGGCACGCTCTCCGGCACCGGCACGATCTTCGGCGATGTGGACAACCGCGGCGCGGTCTATGCCGGCTGGAACCGCGACGGCGGCACGCTCACCATCGACGGCAACTATCGCCAGCGCGAGAACAGCTGGCTGGTCGTTGAACTCGGCGCGCCAGACGGCACGAGCCGTCTCGACGTTACAGGCACGGCCACGATCGAGGGCGGGTCGGTCGATGTCGCGTTCGAGCCCGGCGCCTATCGTGGCGATGCCCGCCACACGATCCTGTCTGCCGATGGCAGCGTCACCGGACAGTTCGCGGACGTCTGCAACTGCTACGCCTTCCTCGATTTCGATCTCACCTATGATCCGACGAATGTTTATCTCGACGTAGCGCGTAACAGTGTCGCCTTCGCCGATGTCGCCACCACCCGCAATGGCGCGGCGGTGGCCGGCGGCATCGAAAGTCTCGGCGTGAACAGCCTTTTCTACGGCATCATCACGACCCTGAACGAAGAGGAAGCAGCCGTCGCCTTCAACCAGCTTACCGGCGAGGTTCATGCCTCGCTTGCCGGCACGCTCGTCACACAAAGCAACCTCATCAGTGATGCGGCTTCGTCGCGCTTGCGCGCCGCCTTTGCCGATGCGGGTGCGCCGGCACTGCCGGTCATGGCTTATGGCCCGGACGGGCCGGAACTCGCGCCTGCCACGACCGATCGTTTCGCGGTCTGGAGCCAGGTGCTCGGCGCCTGGGGCGAACGCGACGGGACGGACAATGCGGTAGGGCTGGAGCACTCCATCGGCGGCGTGCTGTTCGGCGGCGATGCGGCTGTTGGCGACGCCTGGCGGCTCGGCGTGCTCGGCGGCTACAGCCAGACCACATTCGAGAGCCGGCAGACATCCTCGTCAGGTTCCTCGAAGAACATCCACCTCGGCCTTTATGCCGGCGCCGAATGGGGCGCTGTCGCCCTGCGGACGGGCGCTGCCTACACATGGCACGACATCGAAACCCGGCGCGCGCCTCGTTTCAGCAGCTATTTCTATGATTTCGACGGCAGGCCCACCGCCAGCTACGACGCGGGCACCGCGCAGGTCTTCGGTGAACTCGGCTATCGCCTGTCCGCCGGCAATCTCCGCCTGGAACCTTTTGCCGGACTGGCGCATGCAAGCGTCAGGTCGGACGGCTTCGCCGAAACAGGCAGCGGGATGGGCCTCGTTTCCGCAGCGTCCACCATAGATGTCACCTTCACGACGCTCGGCGCACACGCCGCTACCGACTTTGCCATCGGAAGCCTCGGCGCAACCGCCCGCGGCATGCTGGGCTGGCGGCACGCCTTCGGCGACACCGTGCCGACCTCCGCCTTCGCCTTTGCCGGCGGCACGCCTTTCGCGATCGAGGGTCTGCCGATCGCCACGGACGCACTCGCGATCGAAGCCGGACTGGATCTCCAGATCGCGAAATCAGCAACGCTCGGCTTCGCCTATGCCGGCCAGCTTGCCAGCAAGGCACAGGACCACAGCTTCAAGCTCGACCTAGCCGTGAGGTTCTGATCCCTATCGACCTGAAGAGCTTCAGTTTTTCAGGTCAGGACGGCGATTTCAGAAGTAATTGTCAGTGGGTCGCCGCTGCATCATTTCTTTGATCGAGGAGTTGACCCGCAATCCGCGATTGCGGCGCAGCTCATTGCTGGCAACTGTGCTTGTCTCGTGGGCAGGCACTTGCTTTGCGGCTGTCTTGCTATTTAAATCGATATAACTTGCAAAGGTCACATGAGGAGTGTCCGATGGAAAGCATAGCAGGCAGATTGTCCTACCTTTCCATCAAGTGCCGAAGAAGACCGTTATGGCGCCTTGCGCTTGGTGGTTTGCTGGGCCTGACCTTCAGCCTGTCCGGCAGTGCCTTCGCCCAACAGCCGCCGCCGCCAACCGTAACGGTCGCCAAGCCTGTAGTGCGCGATATCGTCGAAGACGATGAATTCGTCGGGCGTTTCGATGCAATCGACGATGTCGCGATCCGCTCGCGTGTGGCCGGCTACCTGGCGGACATACATTTCCGCGACGGCCAGATGGTGGCGAAAGGCGATCCGCTTTTCACCATAGACCAGCGCCCTTACCAGGCCGCCTTTGACGCGGCGAAGTCGCAGGTGGATGTGGCGACGAGCCTGCTCGAATTCTCCAAGATGCAGCTCGACCGGGCCGAGCAGCTGGCTAAGTCCGGCAATCTTTCCGCCTCCACGCTCGATGACCGCCGGCGCGAGTTCCTCTCCGCGCAGGCCCAGCATCAGGGCGCCGAGGCCGCATTGCGCACCGCCAGCCTCAACATGGAATTCACCGAGATCAAATCGCCGCTATCGGGCCGCATTGGCCGTAGGCTGGTCTCGCAGGGCAATCTCGTCCAGCCGGACTCGACCCTGCTCACCACCATCGTCGCGCTTGACCCCATCGACTTCTATTTCGACATCGATGAGCGGGCCTACTTCTCCTATGCCCGCGATGCGCGTCAGCGCGGCGGCTCCATTCAGGAAGGGGGAGGCGGCATCGACGTTTCGGTTCGGGTGGCCGACCAGAACGAGGCCGCCGTCAAAGGCAAGCTGGACTTTGCTGAGAACCGGCTGGACGAGGCGACCGGCACGATGCGCGCCCGCGCCCGCTTCGACAATAAGGAGGGGATGCTGCAGCCGGGCATGTTCGGCCGCATCAATGTGCCGGGTTCGTTGCCGCATCCCGGCGTACTGCTGCCGGACGAGGCGATCGGCGCCGACCAGAACCGCCGCATCGTCTTTGTTGTCGACCAGGCGGGGCTGGTTTCCACAAAGCCGGTCCGCACCGGCCCGCGCATCGACGGCTATCGTGTTATTCGCGAAGGCCTGACGGGCGATGAAACCGTCGTGGTCAATGGGCTCGTGCGTGTGCGTCCGGGCGTCACCGTCAAGCCCGAAGCGATCACCTTGCCGCCCAAGGCCGAAGGGCAACCGCAATGAGGTTCTCTCATTTCTTCGTCGACCGCCCGATCTTCGCAGCGGTCCTTTCGATCGTGCTCCTGATCGTCGGCGGTATCGCCTACACGCAGCTTCCGGTCGCCCAGTATCCCGAGATCGCCCCGCCAACGATCGTGGTGCGCGCCGCCTATCCCGGCGCGGACGCCGAAACAGTTGCAGCTACCGTCGCGACGCCGATCGAGCAGGAAATCAACGGCGTCGAGAACATGCTCTACATGTCGTCCTACTCGTCGGAAACCGGCGCGATGGCATTGACCATCACCTTCGAGATCGGCACCGACCTCGATCAGGCTCAGGTGCTGGTGCAGAACCGCGTCTCGGTGGCCGAGCCGCGCCTGCCGGAAGAGGTGCGGCGGCTCGGTGTGACGACCGCCAAGAGTTCGCCCGACCTCATGATGGTCGTGCACATGCTGTCGCCGGACGACACCTACGACCAGCTCTATGTCTCGAACTATGCGCGAACGCGCATTCGCGACGTGCTGTTGCGACTGGACGGCGTCGGCGACGTCATCATCTTCGGCGAACGCGAATATGCGCTGCGCATCTGGCTCGACCCTGAGAAACTGTCGGCATATGGCATGACGGCCGGCGATGTGGTCGAGGCATTGCGCGAGCAGAACGTGCAGGTTTCCGGCGGTTCGATCGGCGCGCCACCGGTCACCGGCGGATCGGCCTTTCAATATACGGTGACGACGCAAGGGCGCTTCAATGATGCCCGTGACTTTCGTTATGTCATCGTCAAGTCGACAGAAGGGCGCCTGATCTCTCTGGAGGATGTGGCGCGCATCGAACTCGGCGCCAAGGACTATGTCACCAATTCCTATCTCAACGGCAAGCAGGCGGTGGCGCTGGGCATTTTCCAACGGCCCGGAACGAATGCGCTGGCGGCGGCCGACGAGATCCAGAAAACCGTTGCCGATCTGGCGGCGGATTTCCCGAAAGGCCTCGCCTACGAGATTGTCTACAACCCGACCGAGTTCATCGCCGAGTCGATCAACGAGGTCTACAAGACGATCGCCGAAGCGATCCTGCTGGTCGTCATCGTCATCATCGTCTTCCTGCAATCCTGGCGCATGGCGATTGTGCCCATCGTGGCGATTCCGGTGTCCTTGATCGGCACATTGGCATTCCTTTATGCCTTCGGGTTCTCGCTCAACATGCTCACGCTCTTCGGGCTCGTGCTGGCGGTCGGCATCGTCGTCGACGACGCAATCGTCGTGGTCGAGAATGTCGAGCGCAACATCGCGCTCGGGCAGACGCCGCGGCGCGCTGCCCACCGAACGATGGACGAAGTCGGCACCGCTGTGCTTGCGATCTCGCTGGTGCTGATTTCCGTCTTCGTGCCGACGGCATTCATCCCCGGCATTTCAGGCCAGTTTTATCTCCAGTTCGCCATCACCATCGCGGTCTCGACGGCGATCTCAGCCTTCAATTCGCTGACGCTTTCACCGGCGCTGGCCGCCACCTTGTTCAAGCCTCACCACAATGGCGAGCATTCAAACTTCATCCTGGCCCGGTGGGGCCGCGCGCTTGCGGACGGCTTCAACAACGGCTTCGACAAGCTTTCGCATGGCTATGCCAAGCTGGTGCATCTGCTCGTCGGTTCGTGGGCAGCGTTGCTTACGATGCTGCTGGTCTTTGCCGCCTTGATTTACGCCACGGTCTATATGCTGCAGACGGTGCCGCGCGGCTTCATCCCGCAGATGGATCAGGGCTATGCCATCGTCGTGGTGCAACTGCCGGAAGGTTCCTCACTGGGCAGAACCGACGCCGTCGTCCAGAAGGCATCGGAAATCATCAGGAAGACGCCCGGCGTCGCCAATGCCGTTGCATTTGCCGGCTTCTCCGGCGCGACCTTCACCAATGCCAGTAATTCGGGCGTGATCTTTGCCGCCTTCAACAGCTTCGAGGAAAGGCTGAAAGAAGGCCAGTCGTCCGGACAGATCATCGGCAACCTGTATGGCAGCCTGCAATCGATCCAGGAGGCGTTCATCATAGCTCTGCCGCCGCCGCCGGTGCCCGGCATCGGCAATTCGGGTGGCTTCAAGATGATGCTGCAGGAACGCAACAGCGCCGACATGCGGCCGATACTGGCGCTCGCCTATGAGATTGCCGGCAAGGCCAACCAGACGCCGGGTCTGACGGGTGTGTTCACCACTTTCTCGGCCTCCAGCCCGCAGTTCTTCCTGGAGATCGATCGCGACAAGGCCCGCATCCTGAATGTGCCGATCCCCAACATATTCGAGACGCTCTCGATCAATCTCGGCACTGCCTATGTCAATGATTTCAATGCGTTCGGACGTGTTTATCAGGTCCGGGCGCAGGCGGATCAGGCGTTTCGCCTGGAGCGCGACGACATTCTGAAACTGAAGGTCCGATCGGCTACAGGCGCGTTGGTGCCGCTGGGCACTCTGGTGGAGATCCGCGACGTGACCGGGCCGTCGCTGGTGCAGCGCTACAACATGTATGTCTCGGTGCCGGTGCAGGGCAACGCCGCGCCGGGCGTCTCCACCGGTGATGCGCTGAAGGCGATGGAGACGGTTGCAACGCAGACGCTGCCACAGGGAACGTCGTTCGAGTGGACGGAACTTGCCTTACAGGAAAGCCAGACCGGCAACACGGCGATCCTGATTTTCGGGCTGTCGGTGCTGTTCGTCTTTCTTGCGCTGTCAGCTCAATATGAGAGCTGGATCATGCCGTTCGCGATCGTGCTCATCGTGCCGCTCGGCGTGCTGGCGGCACTGATCGGCGTGGCCTTCCGCGGACTGGACAACAACGTGCTGGTGCAGATCGGCCTGGTGGTTCTTGTGGGTCTCGCCGCCAAGAACGCCATCCTGATCGTCGAGTTTGCCCGACAGGGCCAGGAGCGCGGCGCGTCTGCGGTCGAAGCGGCAGTGGAAGCTGCCCGGCTGCGATTGCGGCCGATCCTGATGACCGCCTTCGCCTTCATCCTGGGTGTCGTGCCGCTGATGATCGCCACCGGGCCGGGCGCTGAAATGCGGCAATCACTGGGAACGGCGGTGTTCTCAGGCATGCTTGGCGTGACGATCGTCGGCCTGTTCCTGACGCCGGTGTTCTACGTGACGCTTCGGCGGCTTTTCCCATACCGGAAGCTGGAGGAAGAGGCGGCGGTGGTTCGGGGGGCCGATATCTAAAGCCAGCGGCAGCAATAGTCGGATACGCTTGGTCTTCCAGGATTATCCGCGATGCGGCTCGTTTGGCGAAAATTGACTGAAACAGGGAGAGACGATCGATGTTCTACGCCATCCTGGCTTATCACGAGGAAGGAGTGGTCGAATCCTGGACCGAAGAGGAGGATGCGGCGCTGATGGCTGAACTGCTTCAGGTCAACGATCGCCTCGTCGGGGAAAAGCGTCTGGGCCCAGCCGCACGGCTCGGCCCGACACAGGGTGCCGTGACCTTGCGCGGGGAGGGTGCCGGTTTGGTCACGGACGGCCCCTTTGCCGAGACCAAGGAGCAGTTGCTCGGCTTTTACGTGGTGGATTTCCCGACGCTCGAGGCTGCCGTCGCAGCGGCGCGCGACCTGCGTCGCGCCAATCCGACGGCGGTGTATGAAATCCGGCCGATTTCACTCTATGTCCCCGGTGCGCCGCTGACGGCCTGGGAGGAGAGCTAGCAAGCTTCTCTCACGCGTCCTCGCTATCCGCTCCTTTTCCTGCATCGTCTTCGCTTTTGCCGCGGCGCCAATAGGAGACAATGAGATTTTCTTGCTTACTCAGGCCACGTTCCTTGCGGAGATAGGCGCGGATCGCGCGAAAGGCTTCGAACTCGCATCCCGCCCAAGCGTAGACGGAAGTGCCATCGGCTGGAAACGCTGTGCGTCGCACGGCATCGGCTAGCAATTGCGTGGTGCCTGCCATTGCCCCATTGCGGCAGAGCCATTCGACCTCGATTCCGGCCTTGAAGGAAAGCGGCTGAATTTCACTTTCGTCCGCGACTTCGATGAGCGCCTTGCCCCGTGCATTTTCCGGCAGGTTTTCCAGCATGCGCCCGATTGCCGGCAGCGCGGTCTCGTCTCCGGCAAAAAGGTACCATTCGGCATCGACGAGGCCACCGCCGCCCGGTCCGACGATGCCGACCTGATCGCCGGCCTTTGCGTGTTCGGCGAATGTCGATCCCGGTCCTGCATCGGCATGGATCACGAAATCTATATCGATTGTGCCCGCCGGAAGGTCGAACGAGCGCACAGTGTATTTGCGGAACGAGGGCCGGCGTTCCGGGTCCTGCCACCTGACCAGACCATTGGCGCCGACGCTCGGCCACTGCGGCTCGGTCAGGTCAGGGTGCTGGACCAGTATGTTGAGATGCAACGCGCTCATATTGGTGAGCCGGTCGATATTCGCGCCCGAAAACATGATCCGGCGCATATGTGGCGTCACGTTGCGGACACCGACGATCCGAAGAATCTGGAAGTTGGGTGGGCGTACGAAATCGCCGCCGTCGCCTGTCCATGAGATCTCCGGGGTCTGCGCTCCGGCGAACTCGACGATATGCGAGGCAACCGTCAAGCGGATGAAATAAAGCTCTTCAAGGCTCGCGGCGGTTGCATCGATACGCATAACGTCGGCCTCGTGCGAAAAACGGGCGCGCGAATTGGCGAAACGCACGACGTGTTCGCCATTGCACGCCTCCACGGATGCTCCGTGCTCGACCATATGTTCGCAAAAGGGGGCGATTACCGTTTCAGGGTCGGCAAGAGCGATGCGGGCCTGCGCGACAAATTCCTTCATCACCGAAACTCCCTTTGATCTGTCAGTTATTCTTTGAAATCGAGGCGCGGCGTGACGCATGCGGCACGACACCGTCGACCATGATTTGAAGCCGAGCTTCGGAGCAGCGCTCCACGCGGGACTCGATCTCATAGACCTCGGCCAGCATCGTCGGTGTGACGATTTCGGCTGGCGGGCCGGCGCTATGCAGCGCGCCATGCGCCAGCACGATCATCTCGTCCGCCCATTGAGCTGCGAGCGCCAGATCGTGCAGCACCGCCACCACAATCCGGCCGGCGGCGGCATAATCCTTGACCATGCGCATAACGAAGAATTGCCGGGCCAGATCGAGCGCACTTGTGGGCTCATCCAGGAGCAGGACGGCCGGTTCGCAGGCGATAGCCTGTGCGAGGCTCGCCACCTGCTTTTGCCCGCCGGAAAGCATGTCGAGCCTTTGGGAGGCGAGATAGGAAACGCCGAGCCTTTCCAGGACGCCCAGCGCGCGCTCCTCGATGGGTTGACCGCCATCGCAGGCACCCGTCACCCTCAGTGCGGCGATTATCGTTTCGAGGACGCTCAGCGAAACATTGTCGGGCAGGCTTTGGGGCATGAAGCCGATCATTGTCGCGCGCGGGGCCGGCCGCATATCCATGAGGTCGATCTCGCCCAGCTTTATTTCACCGCGCGCGCTGATCAAATGCGCCATGGCGCGCAGGAGCGTGGACTTGCCTGCGGCATTCGGTCCGACGAGGGCGACGAGCCGTCCGGGTTTCAGCGGTGGCAGGCTGAGTCCTGCGATGACGTTCCGTGCGCCGTAGCCTGCATGAAGATCCCGCACGCTCAGAAAAGCGTTTTCCTTCGCCTTCATCGGCCTGCCCCATACTGGCGCAGCACAAGCACGAAGAATACGGGCAGGCCCACCAGCGCCGTCACGATCCCGATGGGTATCAGCACGCCGGACACGATCATCTTTGAGGCAAGGGAGGCCAGCAGCATGACCAGCGCGCCGACAGCCATACTGGCCGGCAGCAGGAAGCGGTGGTCCTCGCCAACCAGCATGCGCGCAATATGCGGCCCCACGAGCCCGACGAAGCCGATAATCCCCACAAAGGCTACGGCAGTCGCCGAAAGCAGGCTGATACGCAAAAGAGAGGTCAACCGCAGCCGGCCAATATCGACGCCGAGGCTTTGGGCACGTTCTTCGCCGAACCGCAGGACCGTGAGGCGCCAGGAAGCCGCGAATGAAAACGGAGCCGTTGCCGCCAGCACGATGAATACGATCAATGCGCTGTGGCTATCGGCGCGCGCGAGGCTGCCCATGCTCCAGAAAACGAGTTGCTGCAGCGCGTCCGCAGATGCCACGAATTGCAGGAGCGAAAGCAGCGCACCAGCAGAAAAGCCAAGCGCTATGCCGAAAAGGATCAGCGTTTGCGGGCCTGCGCCGCGTATCTTCGCCAGCACGTGGATCAAACCGAGCGAGGCGAGCGCGAACAGGAAGGCATTGGCCGAGATGGTCCAGCCTACGGGAACGAAGGGGAACGACAATCCAAGCACGATGGCAACCGCGGCTCCGAGCGCCGCGCAGGAGGAAACGCCCAGCGTGAACGGTTCTGCCAGCGGATTGCCCAGTATGGTCTGCATCTCCGCGCCTGCCAGCGCAAGGGCCGCGCCCACCAGAAGCGCCATCGCGCTCGTCGGTACACGAACCTGCCATACGATCACGTCGATGCGGCGGGCGACATCGCCAATGCCAAACAGCGCATTGAGCGTCTCCCGGACCCCAAGTCCGGAAGGCCCGACCACGAGGTCGGCAAAGAATGCGACCATGCAGATCGAGACGAGCAGCAGGGTGAGCAGGATGCGGCGGCGTCTCGTCCGGCGGTAATGCAGGATCGCGCTTTGATCAACTGTCGGGCTCATGGCTGTTGGCGGACCGTCTCGTCTTCGAGGCCGATCCAGAACGTGCCTTCGATCGGAACCGCCATGAACCGGCGGTTTATTTCGGCCAGCGTCTCTGCAGGATCGAGTTCGGCGAACAAATCCGGATGCGTCCATTTTGCAAAGCACTCGAGCATAAGCACGTTCAGTGCCGAGATCGAAAGCTGATGCGAGACGGCGAAGGCGCGTCCCTCGCGCACGGCGGTGAGTTCGCCCAGAAGGTGGCGGCCGACCACTGAGCGCAGCGAGGCGCGCGCCGCTTGAGCATCGATCCCGCCGCCGACCACAAGGCCGCCCTGTGCCGCCAGATGCGGCCCTCCCGTGCCGATATAGACTTGCGGATCCACGCCCAATACGTATTCGGCGCTCAGCTGGCCATCATATCCGGGCACCGTGTCGGCGCCGATGCTATGGCCGCCTGCAAGCTGCATAAATTGCGTCAGGCGGTTTTCCGCGCCGGGTGTCGCGCAGCAAAGCGCGCCTGCATGGGCATCGATGATCGCATTCGGGCGCTGCTCGACACCTTCGAGGCGCTCGGCCACGGCCTGGTAGCGCTTCATAACGAAATCGGCAAATTCGCCGGCCTGCACC
Protein-coding regions in this window:
- a CDS encoding LysE family translocator gives rise to the protein MPSLDLWIPFAIATLAFACVPGPAILYMTAQTLAHGRQAGLMAALGVHLGCYVHIIAAAVGLAALMEHAPVVFSIIRFAGAAYLITLGLAMFLGWNRTGGDGSRPAPNTFRDSMVVEILNPKTALFFLTFLPQFVDPSATIPVGLQFLILGIIVNLIFSIADVAAVGITSLALGRVAAGGAGWMVPKTCGTILIGLGVALVSHHV
- a CDS encoding efflux RND transporter periplasmic adaptor subunit, yielding MESIAGRLSYLSIKCRRRPLWRLALGGLLGLTFSLSGSAFAQQPPPPTVTVAKPVVRDIVEDDEFVGRFDAIDDVAIRSRVAGYLADIHFRDGQMVAKGDPLFTIDQRPYQAAFDAAKSQVDVATSLLEFSKMQLDRAEQLAKSGNLSASTLDDRRREFLSAQAQHQGAEAALRTASLNMEFTEIKSPLSGRIGRRLVSQGNLVQPDSTLLTTIVALDPIDFYFDIDERAYFSYARDARQRGGSIQEGGGGIDVSVRVADQNEAAVKGKLDFAENRLDEATGTMRARARFDNKEGMLQPGMFGRINVPGSLPHPGVLLPDEAIGADQNRRIVFVVDQAGLVSTKPVRTGPRIDGYRVIREGLTGDETVVVNGLVRVRPGVTVKPEAITLPPKAEGQPQ
- a CDS encoding autotransporter serine protease, with protein sequence MNSRNRSASHIAALLLSTALCGSFSGIASAQTAGDPASPETWRTPEYLAQWGLDFIYAAEAYAKGLDGSGVLVGLIDGGLDINHPEFVGRYVEGVTFDPSYPWNVDAEDHGTSVASIIAANRDGVGMHGVAPGATIVSANRYGGDEYGDLYGISMLVDRGVRIFNNSYAFLRPTTDLTFEEVESDFERELPVYRRAVAEGALLIWGTANEGWSQPAITAGLPFYFPELESGWLAVAAVAPNNISSWSNRCGVAMNWCLAAPGGGDGWGWNDSSGQWVWIGDRDDILVANAGGGYSKEWGTSLAAPFVAGTAALVAQMFPYMTMEQVRQVLLGTAWDVGAPGVDEIFGYGLLDAGKAVLGPGKFDWGDFHAVIDEGKSTWENDITGNGGLIKSGDGVLVLTGDSTYRGDTRIAGGVLAVSGSIASDTFIDPAGTLSGTGTIFGDVDNRGAVYAGWNRDGGTLTIDGNYRQRENSWLVVELGAPDGTSRLDVTGTATIEGGSVDVAFEPGAYRGDARHTILSADGSVTGQFADVCNCYAFLDFDLTYDPTNVYLDVARNSVAFADVATTRNGAAVAGGIESLGVNSLFYGIITTLNEEEAAVAFNQLTGEVHASLAGTLVTQSNLISDAASSRLRAAFADAGAPALPVMAYGPDGPELAPATTDRFAVWSQVLGAWGERDGTDNAVGLEHSIGGVLFGGDAAVGDAWRLGVLGGYSQTTFESRQTSSSGSSKNIHLGLYAGAEWGAVALRTGAAYTWHDIETRRAPRFSSYFYDFDGRPTASYDAGTAQVFGELGYRLSAGNLRLEPFAGLAHASVRSDGFAETGSGMGLVSAASTIDVTFTTLGAHAATDFAIGSLGATARGMLGWRHAFGDTVPTSAFAFAGGTPFAIEGLPIATDALAIEAGLDLQIAKSATLGFAYAGQLASKAQDHSFKLDLAVRF
- a CDS encoding response regulator transcription factor; the encoded protein is MIRPLTAILADDHAIVREGLKLLISAMENVSVVAEAADGESLLGHVRGTRADLLILDLGMPGVAGIQFISDIRALAPRMKILVLTANIEPRTVRAALDAGASAYLTKDGDPEELGAAIEAVKNGGTYLAQTVRFAVSEPARNSRPQPAQEMLSPIPLTRREHQILTLVAQGMTAREIAERLGISPLTARKHRENLMRKLNLHSAAELTAYAVRLGLPAG